A single Kribbella aluminosa DNA region contains:
- a CDS encoding ABC1 kinase family protein yields MSDLPRKALSRTAKLASLPLGAAGRATVGLGKRIGGAPAEAVLAEFQRRTADQLFAVLGELKGGAMKFGQMLSLMESAMPEELAAPYRATLTKLQDSAPPMPGATVDTILSRELGKRWRDRFDEFDEVPAAAASIGQVHRGRLKDGREVAVKLQYPGAAEALRADLRQLGRFGRTIGSLIPGLDVKPLIAELQERIGEELDYDREAQAQQQYADAFRDHPEFVVPRVVKHSPSVIVSEWIEGRPLSSYISGGSQEERDAIGLKYVRFMFSGPKYAGLLHSDPHPGNFRVLADGRLGVVDFGLCARLPDGLPPAIGRLLRISLKGDGLAVRDGLKAEGFIKPRMDIDPEQLMAYLAPFAEPAREATFQFSRTWMRAQANRTGDFRSPNASLALRLNMPPSYLLIHRVWIGGMAVLSQLEAEAPFRSVLEELLPGFTDD; encoded by the coding sequence GTGTCGGACCTTCCTCGTAAGGCGCTGAGCCGGACCGCGAAACTCGCCAGCCTGCCGCTCGGTGCCGCCGGGCGGGCCACGGTCGGTCTGGGCAAGCGCATCGGCGGCGCTCCCGCCGAGGCCGTGCTGGCCGAGTTCCAGCGCCGTACGGCGGACCAGTTGTTCGCCGTCCTGGGCGAGCTCAAGGGCGGCGCGATGAAGTTCGGGCAGATGCTCAGCCTGATGGAGTCGGCGATGCCCGAGGAGCTCGCGGCGCCGTACCGGGCCACCCTGACCAAGCTGCAGGATTCCGCTCCGCCGATGCCGGGCGCGACCGTGGACACGATCCTGTCCCGGGAGCTCGGCAAGCGCTGGCGGGACCGGTTCGACGAGTTCGACGAAGTACCCGCGGCGGCCGCGTCGATCGGCCAGGTGCACCGCGGACGGCTCAAGGACGGCCGCGAGGTCGCGGTCAAACTGCAGTACCCGGGCGCCGCCGAGGCGCTCCGCGCGGACCTCCGCCAGCTCGGCCGGTTCGGTCGCACGATCGGCTCGCTGATCCCCGGCCTGGACGTGAAGCCGCTGATCGCGGAGCTGCAGGAGCGGATCGGCGAGGAGCTCGACTACGACCGCGAGGCGCAGGCGCAGCAGCAGTACGCCGATGCGTTCAGGGACCACCCGGAGTTCGTCGTCCCGCGGGTCGTGAAGCACTCCCCCTCGGTGATCGTGTCCGAGTGGATCGAGGGCCGTCCGCTGTCGTCGTACATCAGCGGCGGCAGCCAGGAGGAGCGGGACGCGATCGGGCTGAAGTACGTCCGGTTCATGTTCAGTGGGCCGAAGTACGCCGGTCTGCTGCACTCGGACCCGCACCCGGGGAACTTCCGGGTGCTCGCGGACGGACGGCTCGGCGTGGTCGACTTCGGCCTCTGCGCGCGGCTCCCGGACGGGCTGCCCCCGGCCATCGGGCGACTGCTGCGGATCTCGCTGAAGGGCGACGGTCTCGCGGTCCGGGACGGACTCAAGGCCGAGGGCTTCATCAAGCCGCGGATGGACATCGATCCGGAGCAGCTGATGGCCTACCTGGCGCCGTTCGCGGAGCCGGCCCGGGAGGCGACGTTCCAGTTCAGCCGGACGTGGATGCGCGCGCAGGCGAACCGGACGGGTGACTTCCGGTCGCCGAACGCGTCGCTCGCCCTGCGCCTGAACATGCCGCCGTCGTACCTGCTGATCCACCGGGTGTGGATCGGCGGCATGGCCGTACTGTCGCAGCTCGAGGCGGAGGCGCCGTTCCGGTCGGTGCTCGAGGAGCTGCTGCCCGGCTTCACCGACGACTGA
- a CDS encoding DUF5679 domain-containing protein gives MAETWSGEFYCVKCKAKRTADGEVKVNDKGTRMAKAKCPECGTNLNRILGKA, from the coding sequence ATGGCAGAGACCTGGAGCGGCGAGTTCTACTGCGTCAAGTGCAAGGCCAAGCGCACCGCCGACGGCGAGGTCAAGGTCAACGACAAGGGCACGCGCATGGCGAAGGCCAAGTGCCCCGAGTGCGGTACGAACCTGAACCGGATCCTCGGCAAGGCCTGA
- a CDS encoding M48 family metallopeptidase, producing MADSSARPIPPYVDIRRSKRRKRTVSAYRDGERVVVLMPDRLSAAEEARWVETMLARLEKQRSRSRVSDEKLLARAHELACRHLPEVPEPASVRWVSNQNRRWGSCTPADRSIRLSTRLQSMPAWVVDYVLVHELAHLIEPTHNANFWDLVHRYPKAERAEGYLEGVSAAASLDIEDF from the coding sequence ATGGCCGACTCTTCAGCGCGCCCGATCCCGCCGTACGTGGATATCCGTCGCAGCAAGCGCCGCAAGCGCACGGTCAGCGCCTACCGGGACGGCGAGCGGGTGGTCGTGCTGATGCCCGACCGGCTGTCCGCCGCCGAGGAGGCGCGCTGGGTCGAGACCATGCTGGCGCGGCTCGAGAAGCAGCGCAGCCGATCGCGCGTGTCGGACGAAAAATTGTTGGCCAGAGCACACGAACTCGCGTGTCGCCACCTCCCCGAAGTGCCCGAACCTGCGTCTGTGAGGTGGGTTTCGAACCAAAACAGACGATGGGGATCCTGCACTCCGGCGGACCGGTCGATCCGGTTGAGCACCCGGCTGCAGTCGATGCCGGCGTGGGTCGTGGACTACGTCCTGGTCCACGAACTGGCCCATCTGATCGAGCCGACGCACAATGCGAACTTCTGGGATCTGGTCCACCGCTACCCCAAGGCCGAGCGCGCCGAGGGCTACCTCGAAGGCGTCTCGGCCGCCGCCTCCCTGGACATCGAGGACTTCTGA
- a CDS encoding MMPL family transporter, producing the protein MARGQLTVRAARWSATHPWRAIAMWLVVVVACFALGSVTGTKKSTDEGNIGEVTRADNIVKSGNFDAPAVESVLITAPSGQLDQAAARKAAGTVIQQMRGLGGVADVAQPMPSPKGDAVIVRVTLKDAPQGTTDDSRVQPLLDATAKVQQQYPDLRVEEVGGLSIGKALNETLGKDFKRAEMFSLPVTLAILLLAFGALIAASVPLLLALSAVAAAIGLSAAASQLVPAVDAVNSVILLIGMAVGVDYSLFYLRREREERAKGRGHVDAVEIAAATSGHAVVVSGTAVIISMAGLFLARDAVFSSFAVGSILVVAVAVVGSLTVLPAVLAKLGRWVDRPRIPLVWRLTASKGQPRFWPTVLKPALKRPIATLLVAVTALLAIASPALGMTLKFPGTEDLPRTTSVMKAYDRLTAAFPSTGTSHEVAVRAPANEQSAVQAALAELMQKTKGDPLFAADGLEKPRFSKDGTVATLEVATPYEGGSKQARDSLAKLRKDLMPETVGKVPGVEYAVGGFVAADVDYAAHTRDKLPLVIGFVLLLTMIVMMATFRSVVVAITAIVLNLLSAGAAYGVVTAVFQNTWAEGLLHFRSNGAVVSWLPLFLFVVLFGLSMDYHVFVVSRIREAVLRGVPTRQAVAEGITGSAGVVTSAAAVMIGVFAVFATLSTLDMKQLGVGLAVAILIDATIIRAVVLPSIMTLLGEANWWAPKWLRPTPAKHSAAPTPDEQRELTPVG; encoded by the coding sequence ATGGCCAGGGGACAGCTCACGGTACGTGCGGCGCGCTGGAGCGCCACCCATCCGTGGCGGGCGATCGCGATGTGGCTTGTCGTCGTGGTCGCCTGTTTCGCACTCGGCTCCGTGACCGGAACCAAGAAGTCGACCGACGAGGGGAACATCGGCGAGGTCACCCGGGCGGACAACATCGTCAAGTCCGGCAACTTCGACGCCCCGGCCGTGGAGAGCGTGCTGATCACGGCGCCGTCCGGGCAGCTCGACCAGGCGGCCGCCCGGAAGGCCGCCGGCACGGTCATCCAGCAGATGCGCGGCCTCGGTGGCGTCGCGGACGTCGCTCAGCCGATGCCGTCGCCGAAGGGCGACGCGGTGATCGTCCGGGTGACGCTGAAGGACGCGCCGCAGGGCACGACCGACGACTCCAGGGTGCAACCGCTGCTCGACGCCACCGCCAAGGTGCAACAGCAGTACCCGGACCTCCGCGTCGAGGAGGTTGGCGGACTGTCGATCGGCAAGGCGCTCAACGAGACGCTGGGCAAGGACTTCAAGCGGGCGGAGATGTTCAGCCTGCCGGTGACGCTGGCGATCCTGCTGCTCGCGTTCGGCGCCCTGATCGCCGCGTCGGTGCCGCTGCTGCTCGCGCTGTCCGCGGTCGCCGCCGCGATCGGCCTCTCGGCCGCCGCGTCGCAGCTGGTGCCCGCGGTCGACGCCGTGAACAGCGTGATCCTGCTGATCGGGATGGCGGTCGGCGTCGACTATTCGCTCTTCTACCTGCGCCGTGAACGCGAGGAACGCGCCAAGGGCCGCGGCCACGTCGATGCGGTCGAGATCGCCGCGGCGACCTCCGGCCATGCGGTCGTGGTCTCCGGTACGGCGGTGATCATCTCGATGGCCGGCCTGTTCCTGGCCCGGGACGCGGTGTTCTCGTCGTTCGCGGTCGGGTCGATCCTGGTCGTCGCGGTCGCCGTCGTGGGTTCGCTGACCGTGCTTCCCGCCGTACTCGCGAAGCTCGGCCGCTGGGTCGACCGCCCGCGGATCCCGCTCGTCTGGCGGCTGACCGCGAGCAAGGGGCAGCCGCGGTTCTGGCCGACCGTGCTGAAGCCGGCCCTGAAGCGCCCGATCGCCACCCTGCTGGTCGCCGTCACCGCGCTGCTCGCGATCGCGTCACCCGCGCTGGGTATGACGCTGAAGTTCCCGGGAACCGAGGACCTGCCGCGGACAACGTCGGTGATGAAGGCGTACGACCGGCTGACCGCGGCGTTCCCGAGCACGGGCACCAGCCACGAGGTCGCCGTACGGGCGCCCGCCAACGAGCAGTCCGCAGTACAGGCCGCACTGGCGGAGCTGATGCAGAAGACCAAGGGTGATCCGTTGTTCGCAGCGGACGGCCTGGAGAAGCCGCGGTTCTCGAAGGACGGCACGGTCGCGACACTCGAGGTCGCCACGCCGTACGAGGGCGGCAGTAAACAGGCCCGCGACTCACTCGCCAAGCTCCGCAAGGACCTGATGCCGGAGACCGTCGGGAAGGTGCCAGGCGTCGAGTACGCCGTCGGCGGCTTCGTGGCCGCGGACGTGGACTACGCGGCCCACACCCGGGACAAACTCCCGCTGGTGATCGGATTCGTCCTGCTGCTGACGATGATCGTGATGATGGCGACGTTCCGCTCGGTCGTCGTCGCGATCACCGCGATCGTGCTCAACCTGCTCAGCGCAGGAGCGGCGTACGGCGTCGTCACCGCCGTCTTCCAGAACACGTGGGCCGAGGGCCTGCTCCACTTCCGCTCCAACGGCGCGGTCGTCAGCTGGCTCCCTCTGTTCCTCTTCGTCGTCCTGTTCGGCCTCTCGATGGACTACCACGTCTTCGTGGTAAGCCGAATCCGCGAAGCGGTACTGCGAGGCGTCCCAACCCGCCAGGCGGTCGCCGAAGGCATCACCGGATCAGCCGGCGTCGTAACCAGCGCAGCCGCCGTAATGATCGGCGTCTTCGCAGTCTTCGCCACCCTGAGCACCCTGGACATGAAACAGCTGGGCGTAGGCCTGGCGGTAGCAATCCTGATCGACGCAACGATCATCCGCGCCGTAGTCCTCCCCAGCATCATGACCCTCCTAGGCGAAGCCAACTGGTGGGCCCCCAAG